A DNA window from Haloactinospora alba contains the following coding sequences:
- a CDS encoding HIT family protein codes for MSSTQPDPEGGADEADGFQRLWTPHRMAYIKGENKPSGSAPDDGCPFCRAPGMPDDEGLVVARGKLAFAVLNLYPYNSGHLLICPYRHVSDYTELDEAETAEVATLTQDGITAVRNSAAPQGFNVGMNLGNVAGAGIAAHLHQHIVPRWGGDTNFMPVVGRTKVLPELLGQTRETLAEHWPRR; via the coding sequence ATGAGCAGTACGCAGCCAGATCCCGAAGGCGGGGCCGACGAGGCTGACGGGTTCCAGCGTCTGTGGACCCCGCACCGCATGGCCTACATCAAGGGGGAGAACAAACCGAGCGGATCAGCGCCCGACGACGGTTGCCCCTTCTGCCGCGCCCCAGGCATGCCCGACGACGAGGGGCTCGTGGTGGCGCGGGGGAAGCTCGCGTTCGCGGTTCTCAACCTCTATCCATACAACAGCGGGCACCTGCTGATCTGTCCCTACCGGCACGTCTCGGACTACACCGAGCTGGACGAGGCCGAGACCGCCGAGGTCGCGACCCTGACCCAGGACGGTATTACGGCGGTGCGGAACTCCGCCGCTCCGCAGGGGTTCAACGTGGGGATGAACCTGGGGAACGTCGCCGGTGCCGGTATCGCTGCCCACCTGCACCAGCACATCGTCCCCCGCTGGGGTGGCGACACCAATTTCATGCCGGTCGTGGGCAGGACCAAGGTTCTGCCGGAGCTGTTGGGCCAGACAAGGGAAACCCTGGCCGAGCACTGGCCGCGTCGCTGA
- a CDS encoding phosphatidylinositol mannoside acyltransferase, whose amino-acid sequence MGERATTVAYSLGWMLIRRVPERVGRRVFEVMADRSWRGRGRRVRQLEANLRRVSGPDITQAQLRALSRAAMRSYLRYFYEMFRLPVMDWKTLSARTSHSGVEKVERHARAGGRGAVVALPHMGNWDHAGAWITMRGTPLTTVAERLEPESLFDRFVRFRAALGMEVLPLTGGEGNNTELLARRLRNGGLVCLLADRDLTSNGVDVTFFGENARMPAGPASLAERTGAALLPVTLWYEGEQCCIRIHDEVPVPGHGDRRDNVRAMTQEVARVFEHAIAEHPQDWHMLQRVFTADLEEPGTTGAASRVPESDGPDSVPPRDGDATLPETGRETGRRG is encoded by the coding sequence ATGGGAGAACGCGCGACAACAGTGGCGTATTCGCTGGGGTGGATGCTGATCCGACGCGTGCCCGAACGTGTCGGGCGGCGTGTCTTCGAGGTCATGGCCGACCGTTCCTGGCGCGGTCGCGGCAGGCGTGTGCGCCAGCTGGAGGCGAACCTCCGCCGCGTGTCGGGGCCCGACATCACGCAGGCCCAACTCCGGGCCCTGTCACGTGCCGCCATGCGTTCCTACCTGCGTTATTTCTACGAGATGTTCCGGCTGCCGGTGATGGACTGGAAGACCCTGTCCGCGCGTACCAGCCACAGCGGCGTGGAGAAGGTGGAACGCCATGCCCGCGCCGGTGGCCGGGGTGCCGTCGTCGCGCTGCCGCACATGGGTAACTGGGACCATGCCGGGGCATGGATCACGATGCGCGGCACACCGTTGACGACGGTCGCCGAACGACTCGAGCCGGAGAGCCTGTTCGACCGCTTCGTGCGCTTCCGCGCTGCTTTGGGGATGGAGGTTCTCCCCCTCACCGGTGGGGAGGGGAACAACACGGAACTACTCGCCCGGCGGCTTCGGAACGGGGGGTTGGTCTGCCTTCTGGCCGACCGCGACCTCACGTCGAATGGTGTCGACGTCACGTTCTTCGGAGAGAACGCGCGTATGCCGGCCGGTCCGGCTTCCCTGGCCGAGCGCACCGGTGCCGCCCTGCTGCCCGTGACACTGTGGTACGAGGGGGAACAGTGTTGTATCCGGATACACGACGAGGTCCCGGTTCCGGGACACGGTGACCGGAGGGACAACGTGCGTGCCATGACCCAGGAGGTGGCACGCGTCTTCGAACACGCGATCGCCGAACATCCACAGGACTGGCACATGCTGCAGCGTGTTTTCACCGCGGACCTGGAGGAGCCCGGCACTACGGGGGCGGCCTCCCGAGTTCCGGAGAGCGACGGCCCCGATTCCGTTCCGCCCCGCGACGGGGACGCCACTCTCCCGGAGACCGGCCGTGAGACCGGCCGGAGGGGGTGA
- the pgsA gene encoding phosphatidylinositol phosphate synthase, whose protein sequence is MLRFLRPYLARMLLPVGRGLARVGVTPTAVTLTGAVGVTVSSLAFYPQGKLYIGSVVVTAFVLCDMLDGAVARVSNGTSKWGAFLDSTLDRVSDAAILAGLLLWFTGEGADPMLAGLTLFCMVSGFGVSYVKARAEGLGVNCDVGVAGRSERLVLVLVAAGIGGLDVPYVLPVGLWLLAVLSGVTVVQRLLETYNRLTHPNQHAGNAGTH, encoded by the coding sequence ATGCTGAGATTCCTGCGTCCCTACCTCGCCCGGATGCTTCTTCCCGTGGGCCGGGGCCTGGCCCGGGTCGGCGTCACTCCCACGGCCGTCACCCTCACGGGCGCCGTTGGCGTCACGGTGAGTTCCCTGGCCTTCTACCCGCAGGGCAAGCTCTACATCGGGTCGGTCGTGGTAACCGCGTTCGTGCTGTGCGACATGCTGGACGGGGCCGTGGCCCGCGTGTCGAACGGTACGAGCAAGTGGGGAGCGTTCCTCGACTCCACCCTGGACCGGGTCTCCGACGCGGCGATCCTGGCTGGGCTCCTGCTGTGGTTCACGGGAGAGGGCGCGGACCCGATGCTGGCCGGCCTCACCCTGTTCTGCATGGTCTCCGGTTTCGGGGTCTCCTATGTCAAGGCCAGGGCCGAGGGATTGGGCGTCAACTGTGACGTGGGGGTCGCGGGACGTTCGGAGCGCCTCGTTCTCGTTCTTGTGGCCGCCGGGATCGGCGGGCTGGATGTACCGTATGTTCTGCCGGTTGGTCTGTGGCTGCTCGCCGTCCTCAGCGGTGTGACAGTGGTGCAGCGCCTGCTGGAAACGTACAACCGGCTCACCCACCCGAATCAGCATGCGGGGAACGCCGGAACGCACTGA
- a CDS encoding DUF885 domain-containing protein → MNANPGDNQPEEQPDPGTNAMTDRFREVGTRILDALLATDPEWASELGDSRFFGRLADHSPQGESHRMAVLSDALGALDAIDDTLLPVADQVDLETLRGKVSGDMWRHTELRQHTWDPMVHLPGGALYTLLTTQVWPVGERLGALADCCRLVPQHLATARGVLDDGPGMPRAHIESALTQARGTVAMLGRDVDALLEEEPSLRSEVVPARDEARAALEEHIAWLDSESRTAVASPRLGERRYAAQLWYTLDTEISPEVLLTRAQSDLIAAEEEIADVAASYDGRAPYAGQVREVLRRVSTANASAPETIRPLCEEALGHVTDRLRDTDLVSVPERPLQVIDMPEARRGVAVAYCDPPGALAPDTGAPTLLAVAPPMAGGGSSQGSFYREYNAVMLRNLMAHEALPGHALQMAHMAATSGLSRIRRALQNETFVEGWAVYAEELLASREWEGAASGDDRALRLFQLKSRIRVIINAILDVRIHAYGMTEEEAMALMTERGHQEEEEAAGKWHRAQLGSAQLSTYYVGYREVSDLARDLGNVRTTARPREIHDSLLAHGAPPPRHLRSLLRV, encoded by the coding sequence ATGACCGACCGTTTCCGCGAGGTCGGAACACGGATCCTGGACGCGCTGCTTGCCACTGATCCCGAATGGGCGAGCGAGCTTGGCGACTCCCGGTTCTTCGGTCGCTTGGCAGACCACTCCCCACAGGGGGAATCCCACCGGATGGCGGTGCTGAGCGACGCGCTCGGTGCGTTGGACGCGATCGACGACACACTGCTTCCCGTAGCGGACCAGGTGGACCTGGAAACACTGCGTGGCAAGGTCAGCGGCGACATGTGGCGCCACACCGAACTGCGGCAGCATACCTGGGACCCTATGGTCCATCTGCCGGGAGGAGCCCTCTACACGCTGCTCACCACACAGGTGTGGCCGGTTGGTGAGCGTCTGGGGGCGTTGGCGGACTGCTGCCGCCTGGTGCCGCAGCATCTCGCGACGGCCCGCGGTGTGCTGGACGACGGTCCCGGCATGCCGCGTGCGCATATCGAGTCGGCCCTCACCCAGGCGCGCGGGACAGTGGCCATGCTGGGCCGGGACGTCGACGCGCTGTTGGAGGAGGAGCCCAGCCTTCGTTCTGAGGTGGTCCCGGCGCGTGACGAGGCGCGTGCCGCGTTGGAGGAGCACATCGCGTGGTTGGATTCCGAGTCCCGTACGGCGGTCGCCAGTCCGCGGCTGGGAGAGCGCCGCTACGCCGCGCAGCTCTGGTATACCCTGGACACTGAGATCTCCCCGGAGGTGCTGCTCACCCGGGCGCAGAGCGATCTGATCGCCGCTGAGGAGGAGATCGCCGACGTGGCGGCCTCCTATGACGGTAGGGCACCCTACGCCGGGCAGGTGCGTGAGGTACTGAGGCGGGTCAGCACCGCGAACGCCTCCGCTCCGGAGACGATCCGCCCCCTGTGCGAGGAGGCGCTCGGGCACGTGACGGACCGGCTGCGTGACACGGACCTCGTCTCCGTGCCGGAACGCCCGTTGCAGGTGATCGACATGCCCGAGGCCAGGCGTGGGGTGGCCGTCGCCTACTGCGACCCGCCCGGGGCACTCGCGCCGGACACGGGGGCTCCCACCCTGCTCGCCGTGGCCCCGCCCATGGCAGGTGGCGGCTCCTCCCAGGGGTCCTTCTACCGCGAGTACAACGCGGTGATGCTACGTAACCTGATGGCTCACGAGGCGCTGCCCGGACACGCGCTACAGATGGCGCACATGGCTGCCACCTCGGGACTGAGCCGGATACGGCGCGCGTTGCAGAACGAAACGTTCGTCGAGGGGTGGGCTGTCTACGCCGAGGAACTGCTGGCGAGCCGCGAGTGGGAGGGAGCCGCTTCCGGCGACGACCGGGCGCTGCGTCTGTTCCAGCTCAAAAGCAGGATCAGGGTGATCATCAACGCCATCCTCGATGTCCGTATCCACGCTTACGGAATGACCGAGGAGGAAGCGATGGCGCTGATGACGGAACGCGGCCACCAGGAAGAGGAGGAGGCGGCCGGGAAGTGGCACCGCGCCCAGTTGGGCAGTGCCCAGCTGTCCACCTACTACGTGGGATACCGGGAGGTCAGCGACCTGGCGCGCGATCTGGGGAACGTGCGTACCACGGCGCGTCCGCGTGAGATCCACGACAGTCTGCTGGCCCACGGCGCACCTCCGCCGCGCCACCTGCGGAGCCTGCTCCGTGTGTAA